A genomic region of Brevibacillus sp. JNUCC-41 contains the following coding sequences:
- a CDS encoding ferredoxin, translating into MAKYTWVDKETCIACGACGATGPEIYDYDDQGIAFVILDDNQGIAEVPEILHDDMQDAMEGCPTESILIQDEPFSW; encoded by the coding sequence ATGGCTAAATACACATGGGTTGATAAAGAAACCTGTATTGCATGCGGGGCATGCGGTGCAACAGGACCCGAGATTTATGACTATGACGATCAAGGGATCGCTTTCGTCATCCTGGACGATAATCAGGGGATTGCCGAAGTTCCTGAGATCCTGCATGATGACATGCAAGATGCTATGGAAGGCTGCCCTACCGAATCCATCCTGATTCAGGATGAACCTTTTAGTTGGTAG
- a CDS encoding CoA transferase subunit A gives MKQAITKKNKIVTMEEALEHISDGCTLMYGGFGGVGTPPTLVQGILDKGVKELTLIGNDTGFPDIGIGRLVTAERAKKVIASHIGSNPNAGRLMTEGKLQVEFSPQGTLAERIRAGGVGLGGIFVDVGIGTIAEEGKDKMVIEGKEYLVETALTAEVSIVYAKKADSLGNLVYDKTACNFNPLVAMAGTFTIAEVEEIVPVGELDPECIATPGIYVDMVIPTKGVNWKWAWQ, from the coding sequence ATGAAGCAGGCCATTACGAAGAAAAACAAAATTGTGACCATGGAAGAAGCATTGGAGCATATTTCCGATGGATGCACACTCATGTATGGCGGGTTTGGCGGAGTGGGGACTCCTCCGACGCTCGTACAGGGTATTCTTGACAAGGGCGTTAAGGAATTGACTTTGATTGGCAATGATACTGGATTCCCTGACATCGGCATTGGCCGGCTTGTGACTGCTGAAAGGGCAAAGAAAGTGATCGCCTCGCATATCGGTTCCAACCCTAATGCCGGCAGGCTCATGACTGAAGGAAAGCTGCAGGTGGAATTTTCACCTCAAGGGACATTAGCCGAACGGATTCGTGCTGGCGGTGTAGGCTTAGGCGGGATTTTTGTCGATGTCGGGATTGGTACGATAGCCGAAGAAGGCAAGGACAAGATGGTGATAGAAGGAAAAGAATACTTAGTGGAAACCGCTTTGACGGCTGAAGTCAGCATCGTCTATGCCAAAAAGGCAGATTCGCTGGGGAATTTAGTGTACGACAAGACTGCATGTAACTTCAATCCGTTGGTAGCGATGGCTGGAACCTTTACGATTGCGGAAGTGGAGGAAATCGTTCCTGTAGGCGAATTGGATCCGGAATGTATTGCTACACCAGGCATTTATGTAGATATGGTGATTCCGACAAAAGGGGTGAATTGGAAATGGGCATGGCAGTAG
- a CDS encoding aspartate aminotransferase family protein — MERNHLIKPTLDHHYPTISHGNGIYLYDIDGKQYIDGSSGAVTASIGHGVLDVVEAMTEQARKVSFAYRSHFTSRAAEALAKKLSELAPGDLNWSFFVNSGSEATETAMKIAIQHWQEKGFERKNRIISRWTSYHGITMGALSMSGHVPRRKRFVPLLEDFPSISAPYCYRCPHYNETSGCKLKCADELETAIQRVGSENIAAFIAEPIIGASAGAVTPPDGYYQRIKEICETYDILFIADEVMTGIGRTGKMFAMEHWGVTPDIIALGKGMSAGYTPIAATMITDRVMEPILKGSKSIMAGHTYSANPLSAAVSLEVLSYIERNDLVQAAEEKGQYLFKKLEGLAEKFDIIGDVRGKGLLLGLEFVSNRISKTPFDLQIGLTTRIVNKAFAKGLLIYPAAGAIDGIAGDAVIISPPLIITNEEIDTLVKILEASLEELQQELHTEGLIEDMQAI, encoded by the coding sequence ATGGAACGGAATCATTTGATTAAGCCCACTTTGGATCATCACTATCCCACTATCTCTCATGGGAATGGAATTTACCTTTATGATATAGATGGAAAACAGTATATAGACGGCTCATCAGGAGCGGTCACAGCAAGTATAGGCCATGGTGTATTGGACGTTGTCGAGGCAATGACGGAGCAGGCCCGCAAGGTTTCTTTTGCATATAGATCTCATTTTACGAGTCGAGCCGCAGAGGCATTGGCAAAAAAGCTGAGTGAGTTGGCTCCAGGGGATTTGAATTGGTCATTTTTTGTGAATAGTGGCTCGGAAGCGACCGAAACGGCAATGAAGATCGCGATACAACATTGGCAAGAAAAAGGGTTCGAGCGAAAAAATCGCATCATATCCAGGTGGACGAGTTATCACGGGATCACGATGGGCGCTTTGTCGATGTCAGGCCATGTACCAAGAAGAAAACGCTTTGTGCCGCTATTGGAGGATTTCCCTAGCATATCTGCTCCCTACTGCTATCGCTGTCCTCATTATAATGAAACTTCCGGATGCAAGCTTAAGTGTGCAGATGAACTGGAGACAGCTATTCAAAGGGTCGGCTCCGAGAATATCGCAGCCTTCATCGCAGAACCGATAATCGGTGCATCGGCTGGTGCTGTAACACCGCCGGATGGCTACTATCAAAGGATAAAGGAAATCTGCGAAACTTATGACATTCTTTTTATCGCCGATGAGGTAATGACGGGAATCGGCCGGACAGGAAAAATGTTCGCAATGGAACACTGGGGAGTCACCCCGGATATCATCGCATTGGGTAAAGGAATGAGTGCCGGCTATACGCCAATTGCAGCCACGATGATTACTGACCGTGTCATGGAGCCCATTTTAAAAGGTTCGAAATCAATCATGGCTGGACACACTTATAGTGCAAATCCGCTATCTGCAGCCGTTTCATTGGAAGTGCTTTCCTACATTGAGCGAAATGACCTGGTCCAGGCAGCCGAAGAGAAAGGTCAATATCTGTTTAAGAAGCTGGAAGGATTGGCCGAAAAATTCGACATCATTGGTGATGTAAGAGGGAAAGGGCTGCTCCTTGGGCTTGAGTTTGTCTCCAATCGGATTTCAAAAACGCCATTCGACTTGCAAATCGGCCTGACCACAAGGATTGTCAATAAGGCTTTTGCTAAGGGGCTGTTGATCTATCCTGCTGCAGGTGCGATTGATGGAATCGCTGGCGATGCGGTTATCATATCTCCGCCATTAATCATTACAAATGAAGAAATCGATACCCTCGTCAAGATACTGGAAGCTTCCCTCGAAGAGTTGCAGCAAGAATTGCACACGGAAGGTTTGATTGAGGACATGCAGGCTATTTAG